One Rhizobium sp. NRK18 genomic window carries:
- the mddA gene encoding methanethiol S-methyltransferase produces the protein MKRIGFLAFGLVAYLFSLLTILYLIAFVAGLSVIPRSIDHPAIGLSSTHAVLVDLLLIAIFGLQHSLMARRSFKAAWTRLMPRAIERSGYLVFSCLAFLLLFTFWQPLPALLWDVRESLAEPLLWAAFLAGWLIALVSTFLIDHLELFGLAQVRDAWRERSTGAPRFRQPFLYRLVRHPLYSGFLVAFWATPAMSYGHLLFSTGMTAYVLVAIRLEERDLLSLFGAEYQAYRLRVGKLIPRFR, from the coding sequence ATGAAGCGTATCGGTTTCCTGGCATTCGGGCTCGTCGCCTATCTGTTTTCGCTGCTGACGATCCTCTACCTGATCGCCTTCGTCGCCGGCCTGTCCGTGATCCCCCGATCGATCGACCATCCGGCAATCGGACTGTCATCGACGCATGCCGTCCTTGTCGACTTGCTGCTCATCGCGATCTTTGGCCTGCAACACAGCCTGATGGCGCGGCGCTCCTTCAAGGCGGCCTGGACGCGGCTGATGCCGCGCGCAATCGAGCGAAGCGGCTATCTGGTCTTCTCCTGCCTCGCATTCCTCCTGCTCTTCACCTTCTGGCAACCGCTCCCCGCCCTGCTCTGGGACGTCAGGGAAAGCCTTGCGGAGCCGCTCCTCTGGGCGGCCTTTCTCGCCGGCTGGCTGATCGCGCTCGTCAGTACTTTCCTCATCGATCACCTGGAGCTTTTCGGCCTGGCGCAGGTGCGGGACGCCTGGCGTGAACGGTCGACCGGCGCCCCAAGGTTTCGCCAGCCCTTCCTCTACCGGCTGGTCCGTCATCCCCTTTACAGCGGTTTCCTCGTCGCCTTCTGGGCCACGCCGGCCATGAGCTACGGCCACCTTCTCTTCTCGACGGGCATGACGGCTTACGTTCTCGTTGCGATACGCCTCGAGGAGCGGGATTTGCTGTCGCTTTTCGGTGCCGAATACCAGGCATACCGCCTGAGGGTCGGCAAGCTCATTCCACGGTTCAGGTGA